Sequence from the Thermocoleostomius sinensis A174 genome:
AACTTCAACGTCTAAACAATCGTCTTACATGAGTATCACCAGCAGCCAGTTGGATGGATTACAAGCACTGGTCAATCTTGGTGTGAGTCAGTCCGCTAGCGTTTTAAATGACATCCTGGGAACTCCGATCGGATTGCAAGTGCCAGCGGTGCAAGTGCTTTCGCTGGCAGAAACCCATCAAGAATTAGATTATCGAATTGGCAAAATTGTGGTTTCAGCCATGCGTTTATCTTTCAGCGGACTTTTGGGCGGAAGTGCCTTATTAATCTTTTCGATCGACAATGCAGCACAGTTGGTGGCTGTTTTAATGGGCGAAGAAACCGATCTGCCAGATTTAGACGCTGTGAAGCGTGGCACCCTGACCGAAGTCAGCAATATTATTCTCAATGGCGTGCTTGGTGAAATTAATCGAGTTCTGCACCAGTCCCTACGCTATACCCTGCCATTTTATCTAGAAGCAACCGTTCGAGATTTACTCAATGCCGAACTAGACGACGAAACTTCTGTGCTGCTGGCTCAAACGTGCTTAAATTGCGCCCCCCTACAAATGGTAGGCAACTTGATTCTGGTGTTGACCGTTCAATCGCTCAACACTCTGTTACTGGCATTAGATCTAGCGTGAACACCTATGGATGAGCTATTTGTTCCGAGAGGACAGACCGTGATTGCTCTGCAAAAACAATTGAATCTCCTAGATCACATCCCAGTAGGAGCCTGTGTAGTTCGACGAGACGGTACAGTGTTGTTTTGGAATGCTTGTTTAGAAAACTGGACGCACATCTCCAGAGCGCAAATTGTAGGTCGCAAGCTCGATCACTATTTTCCTCATCTTAGCCAACCCAAATACACGCGCCGGTTCCAAGAAACCTTTGATGGTGGCTTCACCATTATTTTCTCGGCACAATTACATCCTCATCTAATGCCTTGTCAATGTGCCAACGGACAGTTGCGCGTGCAGCATACCATCGTCACAGCAATTCCAGCCGCCAGTGGTATTGGGTTTGATGCGTTAATGTCCATTCAAGATGTCAGCGATTTGACTCAGCAAATTCAAAATTACAAACAAATTCAAGCCCGCGCTTGGACGGAGGTAAAACAGCGCCAATCGATCGAAGAACAGTTGCGCACCGATCGCGATTTATTGAATACGATTTTGAATAACAGTGCGGCTGCGATCATCATGACCACGACGGAGGGCGCAATCGTGTTCGCTAATCGGCGGGGCGAGGACATTCTGCGGTTGCTGAAATCTGGTGTACCGGGGCAAGCTTATAGCCCCCCTCAGTGGCAAGTGACAGATTTTGCAGGCAATCGTCTGTCCGAGGAACCGCTACCCGTTGCGCAGGTGATGGCGGCTGGCAAGGCGGTGTTTGATCTGCAACGCTGCTGGGAATGGGCAGATGGCACGCGCTGTTTCTTATCGATTAATGCGGCTCCCCTTTGGCATAACCAACCGGATGATCAGATTACCCATCTGGTTTTTTCCATTAGCGATATCACGCTGCAACAGCACGCTGCCATTGAATTACAACATCGCTATGACAAGGATCGCTTAGTTGATCAAATTGCCCTACACATTCGTCAATCGCTAAACCTGCGCGACATTTTGCAAACCACGGTGTCAGAAATTCGCACATTTTTGGGAGCCGATCGGGTCTTAATTTACCGTCTCGACTCTACAGAGGGACATGGGCGAGTGGTGGCTGAAGCGTGCCATCCCGATTTTCCATCGCTGTTGGAATGGTCACGCCGATCGGACTTTATGGCAGCGAATGACGATGATTTCGCTTGGCTAGACCCGTATCGCCATCCTGTCATTCAAGCAATTGATGACATTCAGCAATCAGGGCTGAATCCCAATTACATCAATCTGTTACAACGCTTTAGCGTCAAAGCTAGATTGGCGATTCCAGTCTTCCTCAGTCGAGATATTTTGCCGAGCCATGGCCGTTCAAAACAAGATCTGACTTCTACCTTATGGGGATGGGTGATTGTGCATCAATGCCAAGATATACGACATTGGCAATCTAGAGAAATTGAATTGCTGCAACGTCTAGAGAATCAACTAGCTGTCGCGATCCATCAATCTGAATTGCTTCAGCAAGTGCATCATCTCAACATCAACTTAGAACGACAGGTTCATGCTCGCACTCTAGAACTACAGCAAGCGCTGACACTGGAAGCAACGCTAAAACGCATTACAGACAAAGTCCGAGATTCGCTAGATGAAAATCAAATTTTGCAGTCGGTCGTACGAGAACTGGGCGAAGCCCTGGAGGTTCACTATTGCAATACAACCCTCTATGGATCAAATTCAACAACACCCAACCTGCCCGGCATTCATTCTAACCGATGCATTGCTACTAACGTTAGTATTCAACATCAATACAGCAGCCCCAATATTCCTCGATCTAGTGAGTATAATCATCAGCTACAGGTTGAGGAGTTGTTTAACATTTATGACCAGTTGTTTCGGGGGCAACCTGTGGTGTTTTGTCAACTGGCTGTGCGATCGCCAGCTATTTCCCAATCGTTGCATGATTATCCCCATTTATCAGCCATCTTGGCGTGCCCAATTGTAGATGATCAAGGCGTACTCGGAGATTTGTGGCTCTTTCGAGTTTCGGCTTCCAGCTTCAGCGATCGAGAAATTCGGCTCGTACAACAGGTTGCTAACCAGTGTGCGATTGCCATTCGGCAGGCTCAGCTTTACAAACGTTCGGAACAAAAAGTGGAAGAACTAGCGCAGTTAAATCACCTCAAGGATGATTTCTTAAACACCATTTCCCATGAATTGCGTACACCGATTGTTAGTATTCGCATGACACTCCAAACATTGGAAATATTATTCAAGCGATCGGATGGACTACAAGATTTGAAGCAAGCACATCACTATTTCCATATCTTGGAAGACGAATGTAAACGAGAAGTTAACTTGATTGATAATTTACTCGATTTAACCCGCATGGAGGCAGGAACAGAACCGCTTGTCTACACGTCAGTCAATCCCAAGAACTGGATTCCGCACGTAGCCGAAGGGTTTGAGCGAAGAATGCAATTGCAGCAACAACATCTCCAGTTCAATTTACCGGATGATTTACCAACGTTAGTCACCGATTTAACCATCTTGGAACGAATTCTAACTGAATTGTTGAATAATGCTTACAAATACACTCCAGCTGGAGAAACAATTACGATCGCCGCGCAAGTTGAAGCAGAACGTTTCCCCGGCCAACACCAAGACAAGCGGGGCTGCCGGGCCCAGTTACCGAACCAATGGAATCACGAGAATGGGATGCCTGGTCATTTCTCTACCAGTCTGTCTGCCAATTTGACTGACCCGTCTCGCCCTACCGCCAAACTAGCGTTTGTTACGCCGACTCTGCCACAGTTCCGCATCAGCATCACTAACACAGGAATCGAGATTCCACGGGCAGATCTCGATCGGGTGTTCGACAAATTCTACCGCGTGCCCGGTATTGACGCGCGACAGACAGGAGGCACTGGACTGGGGTTAGCATTGGTCAAACGAATGGTGGAATATCTAGGAGGCAGAATTTGGGCAGAAAGCGAACAGAATTACACGCGCTTTGTGTTGGAACTAGCCCTCGTTGGTGAGTCAGGACAACCTTGACCACAGATAGCGAATCCTGCTCTGGGAAAGAAATTTAGGGTGAGGGCGGAAACCTTGGGTCAGTCAATCAGGATCGAGATCTCGAACCCCGCTCAAAAAGCAGTTGACCAGAACACTTCATTGAAACTAATGGGGTGTATTCTGGTAGGGGTGAGTTTTCGAACGCGCAGCCTTTCAGCCTGGCTTAACCTGCTGGAAACTAGAGCCGTTCATTGGTGAGGTGGTGGGGAAGCATGACGAATCCTCGAAACTCGGGACCTGACCCCGAGCACCGTTCGCAATCTCGACGACAAACGTTGCTTCGAGCTGGTGCAGCCGTGGGTAGTGTGGTATTAGTAGGGGCAGCAGCAGGAGGGTGGTGGGCCTGGCAATTTGTGCGCAATGAATTGGCACCGCTGGTTGCTCGCAATTTAAGTGACCTGTTCGATCGCCCAGTGGAAGTGGGTAATTTGGAGGGGGTTTCGCTCACCAGCATGACGTTTGGCGAATCGTCGGTTCCTCCAACTGCGACCGATCCCGATCGCTTGACAGTATCGCGGGTTGAGGTGAATTTCAACTTGCTGGAAATTCTTTGGGATCGAACCCTAAGTCTGGATGTCACCCTCGATCGCCCCGATGTTTACATTGAGCAAGATGAGGACGGACTGTGGGTCAGCACTACCATCCAAGAGCAAGATGATCCATCCGAACCGATCGTCAAAATTGAGTTAGACACGTTGCAGCTACGCGATGGGCGGCTGAGTTTAGCACCCTATGTTGAACCAGCCAACGACGCAGATACCTTAGAAATTCCCTCCAGCATCGAGATTGCTCCAGATTCTGAGGAAACCGACGCAGAGGAACGCACCACCGCTTCCGATACGCCGATTACGCCAATTTTGGTTGTGAATCAGGTGAATGGAGCCGTGACTTTCCGTGAAGATAACCAATTGATTGGGCTGGATATTACGGGCAATCCCCAGACAGGCGGCGATCTACAAATTGCAGGCACGGTTGATCTGCGTAACAATCAGGTGTCTTTGGATATTGACAGCAATGACATTCAGGCGGAGGATATTGGGCTGCTCATTCCCCTACCCATTACTCCGCAAGCCGGACGAATTGATACAGATTTAAATGTGCAATTTCCGGTCTCTACACAAGATGGCTCCGACGAAGCTTCAGCGTCTGAGGACGACCCCGATCCCTTTCTGTCGCAGCTATTTCTCAATGGCATGGTGCGGTTTCAAGATGCCACCGGACAACTGGAAGCCCTGCCGCAACCCTTCACCCAAACGAATGGCGTCCTGAATTTTCGCGATCAACAGATTATTTTTCAAAATTTACGCGGTCGCTACGGTGATATTCCTGCCATTGTCAGCGGTAGTCTCCATTTATTGGAAGGCTATGATCTAACGGTGCGTGCTCCCAATGTCACAGTTGCCAATCTGCTCAATACCTTTGAAGTTGAGGAAAATAGTATTCCGATCGAGCTAACTGGCGAATTTCGAGGCGAGTTGCAAGTTACGGGCGAAATTGAGGAACCTATCCTCACCGGAACGGCTGAAAATACCAGCAGGGTACAGGTCGATCGAGTCGCGTTTGATGCAACTTCAACGCGATTCACAATCACGCCTGATGCATTTACCATCAACCGGCTGGAAGCACTGCCTCAAGCGGGTGGCATCATTACAGGCACAGGCGAGGTGCGGTTCGGCGAAGCGGGCGGGCTGGTTTTTGATCTGGTGGCCGAAAATTTACCGGGGGATGCATTGGCCAGTGCCTACGGAGCCGCTCAACCTAACTTAGTGCTTGGCAATGTTGACGCGACAGCGCAAGTTTTCGGCTCGCTGGATGCTCCAAATGCAATTCAAACCGTTGTTCAGTGGCAAGCTCCCCAAGCGACCTATCCAGGGCGGGGGCAAATTGCGATCGGCGGCGACACGATTCGCTTTCAAGACACGTTGCTGTTGGTGGCGGGTGGGTTGGTTCGCGGCGAGGGGATTATTCAGCAAGGGCAATGGCAAGCGGATGTCCAGGGAACAGGGATTGCGCTCAGCCAGTTCAGCCCAGAGTTGCGTGGACTGTTGAGCGGTGATTTTCGGCTATCGGGCCGGTTAGACGATCTTAGTCCCGAAGCCATTCGGGCAGAAGGCGATGTGGCGTTTTCAGAAGGGTTAGCGGTGATCACCGAGCCGCTGACAGCTTCGGTGCGTTGGCTGGGCGATCGACTGCAAATTGTGCAAGCCACCGCCCCTGGGTTTGATGCCAGCGGTTTTGTCGGTATACAGTTTGCCGATGCGCCAGGCATTGCCGATTTGAATGTAAATGTGCGGCTGCAAGACTATGCTTTGACAGATCTGCCCGTCGAGATTCCGCCCACGGTTCAGCTAGCGGGCACCGCCGATTTGGATGGGCAAATTACGGGAACGCTGGATGCGCTGAACGTAGCTGGCAGTTTAGGGCTAAACAATCTAGCAGTCAATCAATTGGCATTTGAGCCGCGTTTGGCTGGTACGGTCACTTATCGCACGGCCCAAGGACTCAATCTAGATGTAGCAGGGACACAAGACCGCATTGCCGTCGTGTTAGACGATCGCAATCGACCTGTGTCTTTCTTTGTGCAGCAAAACGAAACCATTGCTGAAGGTCGCACGGAGGGCGATCGACTGTTGGCAACGCTGCAAAATTTTCCGCTGGAAATCTTAAACTTGACCCCGGCGGCGGATTTGGGTTTAGGAGCCGTGGGGGGTATTGCCAATGGGCGGTTTGATGTGAACATTGCCGATCTGTCGCGACCGATTGTTACAGGAGAGGTCGCGATTGCCAACCCATCGATTGATTACATCACAGCCGATACCTTGACGGCCCGCTTCCGTTATTTTGATGGGGTGGCTGTTCTTGATGAGGGCGAACTGCGGCGAGGCGGCAGTCGTTACCAATTAGCCGGAATCTATAACCCCCAAGCAATTACTCAGTTTCAGGGAAAAATCACCGCTGCACCAGGGCGGGTGGAAGACATTTTTGCAGCGCTGCAATGGTTTGAACTCGCTGATTTGGGTCGCGGCGTAGAGCGTCCTGTTTACGATGCGGCGGCCGATGTCCAGCCCCTTCCCATCGGAATGCCTAATGCCACCGTACTCAACCAACTGCGGCGCTATTCCGAGATTGTGGCACTGCACAATCAACAAGTTGCAGCCCGCGCAGAGGCAGAGATTTTGCCAAATCTGGCTACACTTCAGGGCGAATTTAGAGGCGATATTAATATCGAGTATTCGGCTCAAGCTGGACCGGATGTCAGCTTTGAGTTAGCCGGGCAAGATTGGGTTTGGGGAGACTATCAGGTGAATCAAGTGGTGGCACAGGGTGGTTTTGAAAATGGGATTCTCACCCTGCGACCGCTGTTACTTCAGTCTGACGATTCGTTCTTGCGATTCACTGGACAGGTGGGTGGCGATCAGCAATCGGGACAGTTAATCGCTGAAAATGTTCCGGTAGAGGCAATCCAGGAATTAGCTAGATTACCGCTGGATGTGCAGGGCGGTATCCTCAATGCTAATGCGTTTGTGACGGGCAGCGTTGCTAACCCACAAGTCATTGGTGAGATTTTGCTGGTAGACGTCACCTTGAATCAAGTCACGGCTCCTCCCGTGCGATCGTTGTTTGGTTATAGCAATGCGCGGCTGGAAGTAGAGAGCCGGGTGGTGGGTGATGAAGCGGATGACTTTCAGTTTACCGCCAGCATTCCCTACCAGTTTCCGTTCATGACCGTTGCGCCACAAAGCGATACATTTAGTTTGGATCTGAATATTCGCAACAACGGCTTAGCATTGATCAGTTTATTCACCGATCAAGTAGCTTGGCGCGGCGGCGAAGGGCTGGTGCAACTACAAGCCCGCGGCACACTAGATCCAACTAGTCAGGGGTTGGCCTTTGCAGGGCTAACCACGACAGGTAATGCTAGGTTTGAAAACGCAATCTTTTCAGCTAGTGCGTTACCTGAAAATATTACGAACATTACTGGTGATATTTTGTTCAATGGCGATCGCATCCAGGTTCAAACCCTAGAAGGACAATTTAGCAATGGGCAAATTACCGCTCAAGGAACCTTTCCGATTCTACAACCCCTTAATCTTAATGATCCCAATGAAGAAATGCCATTAACTATCAGCTTGAATAATTTAGGACTAGAATTAGACGATCTCTATGACGGTCGCGTAGATGGTCAAGTTATTCTACAACGCACTGCCTTGGCTCCGGTAATTACAGGCAACATCAGGCTTCGAGACGGACGGCTGTTTATCCCGGGAGGCGACAATCAAGCAACAGCAGAAGCGGCGCTTGTAACTCAGCCTGACGCTCCAACGCCAGGAGGCTTCAGTCCGCTTGAGTTTGAAGATTTGCAGTTGGTCCTGGGCGATCGCCTGCGCGTGGTACAACAACCGTTGTTGAACTTCTTAGTGGGAGGTGAGTTGTTGATTAATGGCACTCAAGATGATCTGCAACCCGAAGGCACTGTCCGGCTGCGCAGCGGTCAGGTGAATCTGTTTACAACAATCTTTAATCTCGATCGCGACTATGAGAACACAGCCGTATTTACTCCTAATCGCGGACTTGATCCTATCTTGAATGTGTATTTGGTGGCCTCGGTTCCTGAAGTAACCCGTGCGCCGATCGCCAGCACCTCCCCCTTTACCACCTCAGAAATTGCTGAAACTCCTAGCTTTGAGTATGGTGCGTTGCAAACAATTCGCGTGGAAGCTAGTGTCGTTGGCCCAGCCAGCCAAATTTACAATAACTTGGAGCTAAGCAGCAGCCCTCGCCGCAGCGAGTCTGAAATCGTGGCGCTGTTGGGTGGTAATTTCATCAATACCTTGGGACAAGAAAGCGGAGCACTAGCAATCGCTAACTTGGCTGGTTCTACCCTCTTGACCAACTTACAAAACCTGATCAGCAATGCCACTGGACTCACGGATTTTCGCCTATTTCCCACCAATGTTCTTTCAGATAACAATCGCACTTCAACCCTAGCCCTCGCCGCCGAACTAGGCTTCGATATTACCAACGATCTGTCGGTTTCTGTCTTGCAAATTTTAACCGTGGAAGCCCCTACTCGGTTTGGACTGCGATATCGCCTGACGGATGAATTTACGCTGCGTGGCTCTACTGATACCGAAGGCAATAGCCAAGCGGTGTTGGAGTTTGAGACAAGATTTTAAGAGCAAGGAGCAAGGACAAAGCGTGCAGGATAACGAATCTAAACATTGGTCGGATCATGATGTAGTTCAACCGATGACTCTGAGGGTGAATCGATGAAAGTTGTTTGCAGTCGATCGAGCACATCTTTCAACAGCAGTTCTTCAATCCAAGTCTTAGCCACAACGGCTAATGGCAGAGCCAAGATGAGTCCTAAAGGTCCTAAAAAGGTGGCGAAAAAAATTTGAGCAACCAATGTAGCGGCTGGCAGCAGCGACACTTGTTGTTTCATGATGAGGGGGCTAATCCAATAGCTTTCTAGCGTTTGAATCACAACATACAAAATAACAACTGCGATCGCTTTCCACACCGAATCTAATAGAGCTACCGAAACAGGAAAAATAACGCTCAATGTGGGGCCAACGTTTGGAATTAAATTAAAGACTCCTGCTAGTAACGCATGGGCAAACACAAAGGGAACGCCTAAGATTGTCAAGCCAATTCCACTTAGGGCCGCAACAAAGAATGAGCTAATGGATACGCCGCGCATCCAACTCAGTAATGTGGTTTCGCATTCTTGTAGGATTTCATCTGCTCGCGATCGGTAAAAAAACGGAAACAACCGCAGCAACAACTGGCGATAGGCAAGCGGATCAGCCAGAATCATCAGGGTTAATGCTAAAACTAACCCAAACTGGAGGGCAATTGTTAACGACCCAGAGAAGAAATCGAAGAAGTTACCAAAGATTTTACGAGCCAGTGATAAGCCCTGTTCCAAAAGATCAGGAAAGCGAGGTAATAAGGACGGATCAAGGTCTGGAAACCAATGGGGAGGCTGCTCAATCCATTCATTTGTCCAAAGCACCAAATTATCAAAGCCTCGAGGAATCAAAATAATCAGTTGTCCAAACTGCTCCACAAACGGTGGCACCACTAAACCAATAAACAAACCAATGACAACGAGGACCGTCAGAAACGCTAGTATAACCGCTCCAGACCGGGGTAGCTTAAACCAGTGCATGATTTGCCGCACTAAACTATTGAGTGCCAACGCCAGCACGATCGCCAAAAAGATGAGCAACAGAATTTCGCGAAACTGCCATAGTGCTAGCAGTATCACCACAATTCCAAGCAGAATCAACCAATCAATCAGTTTCACAGCTAAACGTGATCGCCTGCCAACACTCAAATATCATACCGCTTGCTCACTGTAGCGATCAGTCAGAGTTAACGACATCTATCAAACGATGGCTTTCAATTTGTTTTGATCACCTCAACTCAGCTTCAGGCTTTGATTCCGTAACCGTTAGCGATTTGATTTTGAGAGTACAGCGATCGTCCTGCCCCTCGGTTAGGCGTTGCACCCCTAGCTGTAAATACGCTGCACCGATGCCATTAAACTCAATCGTCAATGGAGCCGTTTGAATAAAATCAATCGATCGGGCAGGTTGGGTCGGACGCCCTTGTTCATCAAGCGGCGTAACGCTTACAACCGCATCCTGATAGGATTGGGGCATCACAACTCGCCCACGCACCAGGGCTTGATCCGGCAGATCTCCCACATACACTAGCGTTGTTTGCTCGGCTGAGGAGGAGGTAAGGGCCGGCAGTTTCACGGTATACTGACGCTGACCCTGGTGCTGAACCCTCGTTCCCGATCGCGGAGTGAGCACCACCCAGTCCAATTGCGCCCCTAAAGGCTTATTAACACGAGATTGCATCGTGTGCAAAGTACGAATGGCCCGATCGATCGATGTTGGATGAAGACGCTGATAAATGCGAGTGATTGCCCCCGTTTGCAGATCAAAAGCCTGCGGCAACAACTGAAAATCTTCGGCAATTTCCCACGGCTCCGTAAATGCAGCGAATGCGGTTTGAATAGCGTCCTGTTTACCTTCATGCCACGCTAAAAACGGATCAGTGACAACTACAAATTCTGCTTCCAATAACTCTTGAATTGGATAAAATCCGTTTGAATCGGTCAATGCGGCGCTTCTCAAATTTAATAGTTTGCCTTGAGTACCATATACGGTTCTTTCGGCGGCTGATACTAAATACGCTGGCAAATGACCTGAATACACCACAAAAATTGGCTCTTGATTAGGGGCGATTTGACGCAGAAAGTCAACCACTTGAATAACAGCGCCATAGTTTGTGCGCACAATAGGTGAGTAGCTAGCGGCAAAGGCCGATCGCAACCTAAATTGAGCTTTCCCAATCGGAGTCAGCCCCATCAGAATATTACTGAGTAAATACAGACTGATACAAGTTAGTAAAATGATTCTTTTTCGATTGTAAATCGTTAAAATAATGCTCCAAAGTAGCGCCGTTATTCCTAGCACAATCAACGGAACAAAATGAATGGCATAATAGGTTTCGGTATAGCGCAATTTCACAAGCCAAACAGTCAGCGACACCCCCCCAAAGGTTAGGATAAACAGCACGATGGGAACAGCCAGAATTCGCGTTAACAGTCCAGCCAAAAGTCCTAACCCTACCAATAACCAAACGCCCCAGCCATATAGCCTCACATAAAACGTCAACGCTTCTGCAAACGATCGGCTCCAAGATTCATACAGCGCTACATAATCCGAGGTGACAACCCGCTGGGCAAACTCGGTTGCCAACAGCACAACGATACTCACCGACGTAGCCAGCACTAACACCAGCCGTAGCCCAAACTGCCACAGGTGATGCCATGCTTGCTGAGGAGATTGACGTACCGCCAGCCCAAACCCAATCGCCGTGTGCACCAACAGCGCCACCAACAGCGCCACCACCGCATAGGCAAAATGCCGACGCAACAATATTGCCGTAGCCAGCAATCCTCCTAAAACTGGGACTTGCCACCGCTGAACTAATAGCGACTCAAACTGTGTCCCAACGCCTCGGAGTGCAACCCATATAGCCATTGATATAACTAGCGTACCGCTAATGTCGGGATAGCCTTGAAAAATCGTTACCCAGTTCGGCGTCAACAACACCGTGATCAAGGCAGCTGATGTGAATACAGCCTTGGAATGGATTGGAATGAGTTGGGTAGCAATGGCCCCCATAACTAACGCAAATGTCAGCAAATAAACGATCGCTAAAGCAATTACATACACTAAGTATGAATTACCAAACAACAGAAAGAACGGAATCAATGGCAAACTGAACAACTTATTGTAGTTTTGATTGAACGATTGATAAATTAATTGCAGTGCTGCGATCGGTGATTGCCGAAATGATTCTATGACTCGTAGCGTTAGTTGATAAAATCCATCATTAATATCCCCGCCTAGAAATACGCGCTGGCTCCGAAGATAGGGAATCGTCATCACCATTGTTAGCAAAACAAGGATGGCAATCAATTTAGTATAAAAACGCCAAGTTGTTTGAGAATTAGAGGCAAAAATTGTAACCTTCATTGTGGCATTTTCAATCTATTCAATTTAGTAGTTCAACGGTTCAACAAGTTGTCGCATG
This genomic interval carries:
- a CDS encoding AI-2E family transporter, with the translated sequence MKLIDWLILLGIVVILLALWQFREILLLIFLAIVLALALNSLVRQIMHWFKLPRSGAVILAFLTVLVVIGLFIGLVVPPFVEQFGQLIILIPRGFDNLVLWTNEWIEQPPHWFPDLDPSLLPRFPDLLEQGLSLARKIFGNFFDFFSGSLTIALQFGLVLALTLMILADPLAYRQLLLRLFPFFYRSRADEILQECETTLLSWMRGVSISSFFVAALSGIGLTILGVPFVFAHALLAGVFNLIPNVGPTLSVIFPVSVALLDSVWKAIAVVILYVVIQTLESYWISPLIMKQQVSLLPAATLVAQIFFATFLGPLGLILALPLAVVAKTWIEELLLKDVLDRLQTTFIDSPSESSVELHHDPTNV
- a CDS encoding chemotaxis protein CheC is translated as MSITSSQLDGLQALVNLGVSQSASVLNDILGTPIGLQVPAVQVLSLAETHQELDYRIGKIVVSAMRLSFSGLLGGSALLIFSIDNAAQLVAVLMGEETDLPDLDAVKRGTLTEVSNIILNGVLGEINRVLHQSLRYTLPFYLEATVRDLLNAELDDETSVLLAQTCLNCAPLQMVGNLILVLTVQSLNTLLLALDLA
- a CDS encoding sensor histidine kinase, which encodes MDELFVPRGQTVIALQKQLNLLDHIPVGACVVRRDGTVLFWNACLENWTHISRAQIVGRKLDHYFPHLSQPKYTRRFQETFDGGFTIIFSAQLHPHLMPCQCANGQLRVQHTIVTAIPAASGIGFDALMSIQDVSDLTQQIQNYKQIQARAWTEVKQRQSIEEQLRTDRDLLNTILNNSAAAIIMTTTEGAIVFANRRGEDILRLLKSGVPGQAYSPPQWQVTDFAGNRLSEEPLPVAQVMAAGKAVFDLQRCWEWADGTRCFLSINAAPLWHNQPDDQITHLVFSISDITLQQHAAIELQHRYDKDRLVDQIALHIRQSLNLRDILQTTVSEIRTFLGADRVLIYRLDSTEGHGRVVAEACHPDFPSLLEWSRRSDFMAANDDDFAWLDPYRHPVIQAIDDIQQSGLNPNYINLLQRFSVKARLAIPVFLSRDILPSHGRSKQDLTSTLWGWVIVHQCQDIRHWQSREIELLQRLENQLAVAIHQSELLQQVHHLNINLERQVHARTLELQQALTLEATLKRITDKVRDSLDENQILQSVVRELGEALEVHYCNTTLYGSNSTTPNLPGIHSNRCIATNVSIQHQYSSPNIPRSSEYNHQLQVEELFNIYDQLFRGQPVVFCQLAVRSPAISQSLHDYPHLSAILACPIVDDQGVLGDLWLFRVSASSFSDREIRLVQQVANQCAIAIRQAQLYKRSEQKVEELAQLNHLKDDFLNTISHELRTPIVSIRMTLQTLEILFKRSDGLQDLKQAHHYFHILEDECKREVNLIDNLLDLTRMEAGTEPLVYTSVNPKNWIPHVAEGFERRMQLQQQHLQFNLPDDLPTLVTDLTILERILTELLNNAYKYTPAGETITIAAQVEAERFPGQHQDKRGCRAQLPNQWNHENGMPGHFSTSLSANLTDPSRPTAKLAFVTPTLPQFRISITNTGIEIPRADLDRVFDKFYRVPGIDARQTGGTGLGLALVKRMVEYLGGRIWAESEQNYTRFVLELALVGESGQP
- a CDS encoding translocation/assembly module TamB domain-containing protein translates to MTNPRNSGPDPEHRSQSRRQTLLRAGAAVGSVVLVGAAAGGWWAWQFVRNELAPLVARNLSDLFDRPVEVGNLEGVSLTSMTFGESSVPPTATDPDRLTVSRVEVNFNLLEILWDRTLSLDVTLDRPDVYIEQDEDGLWVSTTIQEQDDPSEPIVKIELDTLQLRDGRLSLAPYVEPANDADTLEIPSSIEIAPDSEETDAEERTTASDTPITPILVVNQVNGAVTFREDNQLIGLDITGNPQTGGDLQIAGTVDLRNNQVSLDIDSNDIQAEDIGLLIPLPITPQAGRIDTDLNVQFPVSTQDGSDEASASEDDPDPFLSQLFLNGMVRFQDATGQLEALPQPFTQTNGVLNFRDQQIIFQNLRGRYGDIPAIVSGSLHLLEGYDLTVRAPNVTVANLLNTFEVEENSIPIELTGEFRGELQVTGEIEEPILTGTAENTSRVQVDRVAFDATSTRFTITPDAFTINRLEALPQAGGIITGTGEVRFGEAGGLVFDLVAENLPGDALASAYGAAQPNLVLGNVDATAQVFGSLDAPNAIQTVVQWQAPQATYPGRGQIAIGGDTIRFQDTLLLVAGGLVRGEGIIQQGQWQADVQGTGIALSQFSPELRGLLSGDFRLSGRLDDLSPEAIRAEGDVAFSEGLAVITEPLTASVRWLGDRLQIVQATAPGFDASGFVGIQFADAPGIADLNVNVRLQDYALTDLPVEIPPTVQLAGTADLDGQITGTLDALNVAGSLGLNNLAVNQLAFEPRLAGTVTYRTAQGLNLDVAGTQDRIAVVLDDRNRPVSFFVQQNETIAEGRTEGDRLLATLQNFPLEILNLTPAADLGLGAVGGIANGRFDVNIADLSRPIVTGEVAIANPSIDYITADTLTARFRYFDGVAVLDEGELRRGGSRYQLAGIYNPQAITQFQGKITAAPGRVEDIFAALQWFELADLGRGVERPVYDAAADVQPLPIGMPNATVLNQLRRYSEIVALHNQQVAARAEAEILPNLATLQGEFRGDINIEYSAQAGPDVSFELAGQDWVWGDYQVNQVVAQGGFENGILTLRPLLLQSDDSFLRFTGQVGGDQQSGQLIAENVPVEAIQELARLPLDVQGGILNANAFVTGSVANPQVIGEILLVDVTLNQVTAPPVRSLFGYSNARLEVESRVVGDEADDFQFTASIPYQFPFMTVAPQSDTFSLDLNIRNNGLALISLFTDQVAWRGGEGLVQLQARGTLDPTSQGLAFAGLTTTGNARFENAIFSASALPENITNITGDILFNGDRIQVQTLEGQFSNGQITAQGTFPILQPLNLNDPNEEMPLTISLNNLGLELDDLYDGRVDGQVILQRTALAPVITGNIRLRDGRLFIPGGDNQATAEAALVTQPDAPTPGGFSPLEFEDLQLVLGDRLRVVQQPLLNFLVGGELLINGTQDDLQPEGTVRLRSGQVNLFTTIFNLDRDYENTAVFTPNRGLDPILNVYLVASVPEVTRAPIASTSPFTTSEIAETPSFEYGALQTIRVEASVVGPASQIYNNLELSSSPRRSESEIVALLGGNFINTLGQESGALAIANLAGSTLLTNLQNLISNATGLTDFRLFPTNVLSDNNRTSTLALAAELGFDITNDLSVSVLQILTVEAPTRFGLRYRLTDEFTLRGSTDTEGNSQAVLEFETRF